Part of the Deltaproteobacteria bacterium genome is shown below.
GGGCCGAGCGAACAAGCCGAGCGGCAATGGTCATCAACTCCTGGATTACCGTTTTTATTCTGCGTCTTTTTGCCGGGTGCCGAACGGGCGACTTGTCGCCGCAAAGCCCCATTTGGCCTATAAGCCGCAAGATATTGTAAGCAAAGCCCGCGCACGTCAGCACCAGCGCGTTGGTGGCGAATTTGCCCGAAGGCAGCCGTTCCATGTCGAGGTCGCTCTTGATTTCGCTGTGAAACTGCTCGCTTGTCCCATGGGCCTCGTAGAGCTTGATGATGTCCCCTGCGGGGAGCGCAAGGCTTGTCCACCAGCCTTCGAGCTCGATGTCAGGCACCGTCAGATATTGGCCTTTTTTGTCGATGCTGCGTTCCGTCACGCGGACCACCCGCATGAAGCGGTAATTTTTTCCTTTAAATTCATGGGCTTCGTGTACGGTCGTGACCGCGACTTTTTTTCCAGGGCGAGGCTCGGTGACCTGGCTTTCGGCGAACACCCTGTCGCGCCATTCGATGTGATTGGCCTTCCGGGGGTTCCATTTTACGATGTACGAGACTTTTTCGTGCCCGCGAAGCGCAACGAGGGTCTCAATGGCGCAGTGAGCTGAATCCAGGCGGGCAAGCAAAGGCTTTTGCGTCAGCCGCCGCGCCCTCATAACGACCCGGTTCAAAAAGGGGATGAAGTCATTTTGGCTGTGCTGGCTGCCTTCCCTGAGTTCCAGACCCACGCACCAGCCTTCTTCGCCCAGATAGG
Proteins encoded:
- a CDS encoding IS1380 family transposase — encoded protein: MPKIKIGRSQTQFFTPHSGFALVGLLINEHSGLANRLICVPGAPRVSHEDVVKSYMGLLCVGKSDFEAMDGVRGDDWFKAALAIKHVPSKESLRQRFDQHADPFAQAVQSASIEMLKAAKAPVTKISTGHVPLDMDVFPMDNGGTKKEGVSRTYKGVDGYAPIAAYLGEEGWCVGLELREGSQHSQNDFIPFLNRVVMRARRLTQKPLLARLDSAHCAIETLVALRGHEKVSYIVKWNPRKANHIEWRDRVFAESQVTEPRPGKKVAVTTVHEAHEFKGKNYRFMRVVRVTERSIDKKGQYLTVPDIELEGWWTSLALPAGDIIKLYEAHGTSEQFHSEIKSDLDMERLPSGKFATNALVLTCAGFAYNILRLIGQMGLCGDKSPVRHPAKRRRIKTVIQELMTIAARLVRSARRLTLLFGRNCPAFEAFLQVHNALSPG